A section of the Apodemus sylvaticus chromosome 10, mApoSyl1.1, whole genome shotgun sequence genome encodes:
- the LOC127694388 gene encoding olfactory receptor 1468-like: MIMHNKTLIAQFLLLGLPIPPEHQHLFYTLFLAMYLTTVLGNLIIIILILLDSHLHTPMYFFLSNLSFSDLCFSSVTMPKLLQNLQNQDTSISYAGCLTQMYFSSLFGSLEIFFLSIMAYDRYVAICHPLHYTSIMSPTLCENLVMISWGFTVLYSLLHTLLLATLSFCEDNMIRHFFCDISALLKLACSDIYINELMIFFLGGPLMVIPFLLIVVSYVRIFFSILKVSSTQAIHKFFSTCGSHLSVVSLFYGTIIGLYLCPSANNFTVKEASMAMMYTVVTPMLNPFIYSLRNRDIKEALVRILTSKTIKVLFCW, translated from the coding sequence ATGATAATGCACAACAAAACTCTCATTGCTCAGTTCCTCCTCCTGGGCCTGCCCATTCCCCCAGAGCACCAGCACCTGTTCTATACCCTGTTCCTGGCCATGTACCTCACCACTGTCCTGGGgaacctcatcatcatcatcctcattctACTGGACTCTcatctccacacacccatgtacttctttctcagcaacttgtctttctctgacctctgcttttcctctgtcaCAATGCCCAAGTTGCTGCAGAACTTGCAGAACCAAGACACATCCATCTCCTATGCTGGCTGTCTGACACAAATGTACTTTTCGAGTCTTTTTGGAAGCCTGGAAATCTTCTTCCTCTCGatcatggcctatgaccgctatgtggccatctgccatcCACTTCATTACACCAGCATCATGAGCCCCACACTCTGTGAGAACCTGGTAATGATATCCTGGGGATTTACTGTGCTGTATTCCCTTTTGCACACTCTACTCTTGGCTACATTGTCATTCTGTGAGGACAATATGATCCGCCACTTTTTCTGTGACATATCTGCACTGCTCAAGTTGGCCTGCtctgatatttatataaatgaactTATGATATTTTTCTTGGGAGGTCCCCTTATGGTCATCCCTTTCTTACTCATTGTTGTGTCCTATGTACGTATTTTCTTCTCCATTCTAAAGGTTTCATCTACTCAAGCCATCCACAAGTTCTTCTCCACCTGTGGCTCCCACCTGTCTGTGGTCTCACTGTTCTATGGGACAATTATTGGTCTCTACTTATGCCCATCAGCTAATAACTTTACAGTAAAGGAGGCTTCCATGGCCATGATGTACACAGTGGTAACTCCCATGCTGAACCctttcatctacagcctgaggaacagagATATAAAAGAGGCCCTTGTGAGAATACTAACCAGCAAAACAATAAAGGTATTGTTTTGCTGGTAA